The following proteins are co-located in the Coleofasciculus sp. FACHB-1120 genome:
- a CDS encoding response regulator transcription factor, which produces MDILLVEDEPEIAKLIQMTLEKEGFSCHLSRDGLRALQVFQEQQPDLIILDLMLPGLDGLEVCARIRQKPGAKDPYILMLTARGEEIDRVIGLSTGADDYLVKPFSPRELVARVRALLRRSLRQGGQHQVYRTQHFMVDVEQHSASRQLSPHPWEALDLTTLEFNLLSTFISHPSRVWNRTQLIEKLWGNDFFGDERVVDTHVARLRKKIEPDPANPTFIKTVVGVGYKFEDSPL; this is translated from the coding sequence ATGGATATTTTGCTTGTTGAGGATGAACCAGAAATTGCCAAACTCATCCAAATGACTTTAGAAAAAGAGGGGTTTTCCTGTCATCTGAGTCGCGATGGTCTGAGAGCTTTACAAGTTTTTCAGGAGCAACAACCAGATTTAATCATTCTCGATTTGATGTTACCGGGTTTGGATGGGCTGGAAGTGTGTGCCAGAATACGACAGAAACCGGGAGCGAAAGATCCCTATATTTTGATGCTGACGGCTAGAGGTGAAGAAATTGACCGGGTAATTGGTCTTTCTACGGGTGCGGATGATTACCTTGTCAAGCCGTTTAGCCCTAGAGAGCTGGTTGCGAGAGTTCGAGCGTTACTGCGGCGTAGCCTGCGTCAGGGCGGACAACATCAGGTTTATCGCACTCAACATTTCATGGTTGATGTAGAGCAGCACTCTGCTTCTCGTCAACTGAGTCCCCATCCGTGGGAAGCACTCGATTTGACTACGTTAGAATTTAATCTCTTGAGTACGTTTATCAGTCATCCTAGTCGCGTCTGGAACCGAACGCAGCTCATTGAGAAACTTTGGGGGAACGATTTTTTTGGTGATGAACGGGTGGTGGATACTCATGTGGCTCGGTTACGGAAAAAAATTGAACCGGACCCAGCTAATCCCACCTTTATTAAGACAGTGGTTGGTGTGGGCTATAAGTTTGAAGATTCACCTCTATAA
- a CDS encoding CoB--CoM heterodisulfide reductase iron-sulfur subunit B family protein: MASPTLKYAYFPGCVAQGACRELYQSTAALTKALGIELIELKKAACCGSGTYKEDSQLLEDTINARNIALAEELNLPLLTHCSTCQGVIGHVDERLKDSQQSNPAYIEQVNGLLKKEGCSPYQGSTEVKHLLWALVADYGLEELQNRVSRKLAGLKCAAFYGCYLLRAQTHIPYDDPLQPESMENVFRAVGATPVYYRGRTQCCGWPLSSYATTQSFKMAGSHIQEALDAGADCMVTPCPLCHLNLDSRQPEVEKTIGHKLGLPVLHLPQLISLALGISPEQLGLDRHIVSTHPVLEKLGF, encoded by the coding sequence ATGGCATCCCCGACTCTTAAATATGCTTACTTTCCCGGCTGCGTTGCTCAAGGGGCTTGCCGGGAGCTTTACCAGTCTACAGCAGCCCTCACCAAAGCCCTGGGCATCGAACTGATTGAGCTAAAAAAAGCTGCTTGTTGTGGTTCTGGTACCTACAAAGAAGACTCTCAACTCCTAGAAGATACAATCAACGCCCGCAATATTGCTCTAGCAGAAGAACTGAATCTGCCGTTGTTAACCCATTGCAGTACCTGCCAGGGCGTCATTGGTCATGTAGATGAGCGTTTGAAGGACTCCCAACAATCAAACCCGGCTTATATAGAGCAGGTGAATGGCTTACTGAAGAAAGAAGGCTGTTCTCCTTATCAAGGCAGTACAGAAGTCAAACATCTGCTTTGGGCATTAGTCGCCGATTATGGACTAGAGGAGTTGCAAAATCGAGTTAGCCGCAAACTAGCTGGATTGAAGTGTGCGGCATTTTATGGCTGCTATTTGCTCCGCGCCCAAACTCATATCCCCTATGACGACCCTCTCCAACCCGAATCGATGGAAAATGTGTTTCGGGCAGTAGGGGCGACGCCAGTTTACTACCGAGGACGCACCCAGTGTTGCGGATGGCCTCTTTCCAGCTATGCGACTACGCAATCTTTCAAGATGGCGGGGTCGCATATTCAAGAAGCTCTCGATGCGGGTGCCGATTGTATGGTGACGCCTTGTCCCCTGTGCCATCTAAATCTTGACTCCCGTCAACCGGAGGTTGAAAAAACAATCGGGCATAAGTTGGGTTTGCCAGTGCTGCATTTACCACAGTTAATTTCTCTGGCGTTAGGAATTAGCCCAGAGCAGCTCGGTTTGGATAGACACATTGTCTCAACTCATCCGGTGTTGGAAAAATTGGGCTTTTAG
- the acpP gene encoding acyl carrier protein, whose translation MSQEEIFARVKKIVAEQLEVAPDEVTPQANFANDLGADSLDTVELVMALEEEFDIEIPDEAAEQIATVQAVVDYITGKVAASA comes from the coding sequence ATGAGCCAAGAGGAAATTTTTGCAAGAGTCAAGAAGATTGTGGCGGAACAACTGGAGGTTGCTCCCGACGAAGTCACGCCACAAGCTAACTTTGCTAACGATCTGGGAGCGGATTCCCTCGATACGGTTGAACTCGTGATGGCATTGGAAGAAGAGTTTGATATCGAAATTCCAGACGAGGCAGCTGAGCAAATTGCCACCGTTCAAGCCGTTGTGGACTACATCACTGGCAAAGTGGCGGCTTCGGCATAA
- the fabF gene encoding beta-ketoacyl-ACP synthase II: MTNFERKRVVVTGLGAITPIGNTLTDYWSGLLSGTNGIGPITLFDPSRHDCRIAGEVKGFDPHQYLERKEAKRMDRFAQFAVAASKQAIADSQFVINELNAEQVGVIIGSGVGGLKVLEDQQEIYLSRGPDRCSPFMIPMMIANMAAGLTAIHTGAKGPNSCPVTACASGSNAVGDAFRLIEGGYAQAMICGGSEAAVTPLSLAGFSSARALSTRNDDPAHACRPFDRDRDGFVMGEGAGILVLEELEHALSRGARIYAEIVGYGMTCDAYHMTAPVPGGEGASRAMQLALKDAGLAPDRVSYVNAHGTSTPANDVTETAAIKKALGESVAYKVAISSTKSMTGHLLGGSGGIEAVATVMAIAHDQIPPTINLENPDPGCDLDYVPNKSRSQTVEVALSNSFGFGGHNVTLAFKKYR; the protein is encoded by the coding sequence ATGACAAATTTTGAACGGAAGCGCGTTGTTGTAACAGGTCTCGGCGCGATTACACCGATAGGCAACACTTTGACAGATTATTGGTCAGGGTTGTTGAGCGGCACAAATGGCATTGGCCCGATTACATTGTTCGATCCTTCCCGGCATGATTGTCGCATCGCTGGTGAAGTCAAGGGATTTGACCCCCACCAATACCTGGAGCGTAAGGAAGCAAAGCGGATGGATCGCTTTGCTCAATTTGCGGTAGCTGCGAGCAAGCAGGCGATCGCAGACTCTCAATTTGTCATTAATGAGCTGAACGCAGAACAAGTAGGCGTCATTATTGGCAGCGGGGTGGGCGGTCTTAAAGTGTTGGAAGACCAACAAGAAATCTACTTGAGTCGTGGTCCCGACCGCTGTAGCCCGTTTATGATTCCCATGATGATTGCCAACATGGCAGCGGGTTTAACGGCAATTCACACGGGTGCCAAAGGGCCAAACTCTTGCCCAGTGACAGCATGTGCCTCTGGCTCTAATGCGGTGGGAGATGCCTTTCGCCTGATTGAAGGGGGATATGCCCAAGCGATGATTTGTGGCGGTAGCGAAGCCGCCGTGACACCTTTATCGTTGGCTGGATTTTCTTCAGCACGGGCACTTTCGACGCGCAACGATGACCCGGCTCATGCTTGTCGTCCTTTCGATCGCGATCGCGATGGCTTTGTCATGGGCGAAGGCGCTGGCATTTTAGTTTTGGAAGAACTGGAACACGCCTTGAGCCGTGGCGCTCGGATTTATGCGGAAATTGTCGGTTACGGCATGACTTGCGATGCCTACCATATGACTGCACCCGTTCCAGGTGGTGAAGGAGCTAGCAGAGCCATGCAGCTAGCTTTGAAAGATGCAGGATTAGCTCCCGATCGAGTTAGCTACGTCAATGCTCATGGAACCAGCACACCAGCCAACGATGTGACTGAGACAGCAGCGATCAAAAAAGCTTTAGGTGAGAGTGTTGCCTACAAAGTGGCGATTAGCTCCACCAAATCGATGACGGGGCACCTCCTAGGAGGTTCTGGCGGGATTGAAGCAGTTGCTACGGTGATGGCGATCGCCCACGACCAGATTCCTCCCACCATCAACCTAGAAAACCCCGATCCCGGATGCGACCTGGATTATGTACCCAACAAAAGTCGCTCTCAAACAGTTGAGGTGGCGTTGTCAAACTCTTTCGGGTTTGGCGGTCACAACGTGACACTCGCATTTAAAAAGTACAGATAG
- the tkt gene encoding transketolase: protein MAVATQSLEELCINSVRFLAIDAVEKAKSGHPGLPMGAAPMAFVLWDRFMRYNPKNPKWFNRDRFVLSAGHGSMLQYALLYLTGYEDLTIEDLKQFRQWESKTPGHPENFMTRGVEVTTGPLGQGISNAVGLAMAEAHLAAKFNKPDHTIVDHYTYVILGDGCNQEGVSAEACSLAGHLGLGKLIALYDDNKITIDGHTDLSFTEDVGKRYEAYGWHVQTVEDGNTDLEAIHKAIEAAKAVTDKPSLIKVATTIGYGSPNKANTHGVHGAALGGDEVKATREHLGWEYEPFDIPEDALNHWRKAIERGAKYEEEWNKNWENYKAKYEEEAAELERLISNKLPEGWDKVLPTYTPEDKADATRNHSGKCLNSLAGILPELLGGSADLAGSCMTLIKSSGDFLKGHYENRNLRFGVREHGMGAICNGIALHGTGLIPYGATFLVFADYMRAAIRLSALSHAGVIWVMTHDSIQLGEDGPTHQPVETIASLRAIPQLTVMRPADGNETSGCYKVAIEAANQHRPTLLALSRLAQPNLAGTSIEGTTKGGYILSDSDGTPEIILIGNGSELQLCAKAADQLRGEGKKVRVVSLPSWELFDEQDEAYRESVLPKAVTKRLAVEAASSFGWCRYLGNEGAMISIDRFGVSAPGPVALEKFGFNVDNVVAKAKALLG from the coding sequence ATGGCCGTTGCAACCCAATCACTCGAAGAACTTTGTATTAACTCCGTCCGCTTTCTGGCGATTGACGCCGTAGAGAAAGCAAAATCAGGGCATCCAGGGCTACCAATGGGCGCGGCTCCAATGGCATTTGTGCTTTGGGATCGCTTTATGCGGTATAACCCAAAAAATCCCAAATGGTTCAATCGCGATCGCTTCGTCCTCTCTGCCGGTCACGGCTCAATGTTACAGTACGCCTTACTGTATTTAACTGGTTACGAAGATCTAACGATTGAAGACCTCAAACAGTTCCGGCAGTGGGAATCAAAAACTCCTGGGCACCCGGAAAACTTCATGACTCGAGGGGTAGAAGTCACCACAGGCCCTCTCGGTCAAGGAATTTCTAACGCTGTGGGCTTAGCAATGGCTGAAGCTCACCTAGCAGCTAAATTTAACAAGCCCGATCATACGATCGTAGACCACTACACTTATGTGATTTTGGGTGATGGTTGCAACCAAGAAGGCGTCTCTGCCGAAGCTTGTTCCCTAGCTGGACACCTGGGACTGGGCAAACTGATTGCCCTGTACGATGACAACAAAATTACCATCGACGGTCATACCGATTTATCGTTCACCGAAGATGTCGGCAAGCGCTATGAAGCCTACGGCTGGCACGTCCAAACCGTAGAAGACGGCAACACCGACCTAGAGGCAATTCACAAAGCAATTGAAGCTGCTAAAGCTGTTACTGATAAGCCTTCCTTAATTAAAGTCGCCACTACGATTGGTTACGGTTCCCCCAATAAAGCCAACACCCACGGTGTCCACGGTGCCGCTTTGGGTGGCGACGAAGTCAAAGCGACTCGCGAGCATCTGGGTTGGGAATACGAGCCTTTTGACATTCCAGAAGATGCCCTCAACCATTGGCGCAAGGCAATCGAGCGCGGCGCTAAGTATGAGGAAGAGTGGAACAAAAACTGGGAAAATTACAAAGCCAAATATGAAGAGGAAGCTGCTGAATTAGAACGGCTGATCAGCAACAAACTGCCAGAAGGTTGGGACAAAGTTCTCCCTACCTACACTCCAGAAGACAAAGCAGACGCTACCCGCAATCACTCTGGCAAATGCTTAAATTCCCTAGCTGGAATTTTACCCGAACTCCTAGGCGGTTCAGCTGACTTGGCTGGTTCCTGCATGACCTTAATCAAGAGTTCTGGCGACTTCCTCAAAGGTCACTACGAAAATCGCAACCTGCGCTTTGGTGTCCGCGAACACGGTATGGGAGCGATTTGTAATGGCATTGCCCTGCACGGCACAGGTTTGATTCCCTATGGGGCAACCTTCTTAGTCTTTGCTGACTATATGCGAGCAGCGATTCGCCTCTCAGCTCTCTCGCATGCGGGCGTGATCTGGGTAATGACCCACGACTCAATCCAGTTGGGTGAAGATGGCCCCACTCACCAACCTGTGGAAACGATTGCCTCCCTGCGGGCTATTCCCCAGCTAACGGTAATGCGTCCTGCGGATGGAAACGAAACCTCTGGTTGTTATAAAGTGGCGATTGAGGCGGCTAACCAACATCGCCCGACCCTTCTGGCACTGTCTCGTTTAGCACAGCCCAACTTGGCTGGCACTTCGATTGAAGGCACCACTAAGGGTGGTTACATCCTTTCCGATAGCGATGGTACGCCTGAAATTATCTTGATTGGCAACGGAAGCGAACTGCAACTTTGCGCCAAGGCAGCAGACCAGTTGCGCGGCGAAGGCAAGAAAGTCCGTGTCGTTTCCCTGCCCAGCTGGGAGCTGTTCGACGAGCAGGATGAAGCTTATCGGGAATCTGTATTGCCCAAGGCTGTCACTAAGCGCCTAGCTGTAGAAGCCGCTTCTAGTTTCGGCTGGTGCCGTTACCTCGGAAATGAAGGCGCGATGATTAGCATTGACCGCTTTGGCGTTTCTGCTCCAGGGCCAGTTGCTCTAGAGAAGTTCGGCTTCAATGTTGATAACGTAGTAGCAAAGGCGAAAGCTCTGCTGGGCTAA